Proteins found in one Deltaproteobacteria bacterium genomic segment:
- the trxA gene encoding thioredoxin TrxA: MMSEKVLNVSDSNFEAEILKSDMPALVDFWATWCAPCRAIAPIVEEMAETYAGKIKVAKMNVDDNPATPGKYGVRGIPTLILFKNGQVVDQVVGAVPKTQIKSLIDKVL, from the coding sequence ATAATGTCAGAAAAGGTCTTGAATGTAAGCGACAGTAATTTTGAGGCAGAAATATTAAAATCAGATATGCCTGCCCTTGTAGATTTCTGGGCAACATGGTGTGCGCCGTGCAGGGCAATTGCCCCTATCGTAGAAGAGATGGCTGAAACTTATGCAGGCAAGATAAAGGTCGCGAAAATGAATGTTGATGATAACCCTGCCACACCGGGCAAATACGGTGTTAGGGGTATTCCAACACTTATACTCTTTAAAAACGGGCAGGTTGTTGATCAGGTAGTGGGTGCTGTGCCTAAGACCCAGATAAAATCTTTGATAGACAAGGTGCTGTAA